In Thermobaculum terrenum ATCC BAA-798, one genomic interval encodes:
- a CDS encoding response regulator transcription factor, producing MSQRQPKARVLVIDDEHEILRILKSVLTNAGYAVSVASSGEEGMELFGLQPFDAVLLDLRMPGLSGLEVCAWLRARSDVPIIVLSVMGEENDKVRALDTGADDYLVKPFGVAELLARLRAALRRAGSKGQPEMIVRSGDLTIDLERRAVYVAGQLVRLTPTEYDVLKCLAVHGGKVVTHRMLLREVWGSEQPADTSNLRYTITQIRRKLGDDPTHPRYILTEPGVGYRLMVDG from the coding sequence GTGTCCCAGCGACAGCCCAAGGCTAGGGTGCTGGTGATCGACGACGAGCACGAGATCCTGCGCATCCTCAAGTCGGTGCTGACAAACGCTGGCTACGCCGTCAGCGTGGCCTCATCTGGGGAGGAGGGGATGGAGCTGTTCGGGCTGCAGCCGTTCGACGCCGTGCTGCTCGACCTCCGGATGCCCGGGCTCAGTGGGTTGGAGGTGTGCGCCTGGCTGCGGGCGAGGTCCGACGTGCCGATCATCGTGCTCTCCGTGATGGGGGAGGAGAACGACAAGGTAAGGGCTCTGGACACGGGCGCCGACGACTACCTGGTGAAGCCCTTCGGGGTGGCCGAGCTGCTGGCAAGGCTCCGGGCAGCGCTGCGGCGAGCCGGCAGCAAGGGGCAGCCGGAGATGATCGTGCGCAGCGGGGACCTGACCATAGACCTTGAGCGGCGGGCGGTCTATGTGGCGGGGCAGCTGGTGCGCCTGACTCCCACGGAGTACGACGTCCTCAAGTGCCTGGCGGTGCACGGCGGCAAGGTGGTGACGCATCGCATGCTCCTGCGGGAGGTGTGGGGCTCCGAGCAGCCGGCGGATACCTCCAACCTGCGGTACACCATCACCCAGATCAGGCGCAAGCTGGGCGATGATCCCACTCACCCCCGCTACATCCTCACGGAACCCGGGGTGGGCTACCGGCTGATGGTCGACGGCTAA
- a CDS encoding APC family permease, with translation MNGNDGRGTSSRRISYSDLEKRQLVRGAKPGNRFVRVQPSQEFYRTGPGWLVPRPDVVEPKGLLGRLRRLIVGRPIPSALEVHERLNKIKGLAVLSSDAISSVAYGPEATMRILITAGLAYLSFTWPIAIAIALLIAIVAFSYRQTIKAYPSGGGSYIVASENLGPIPGLVAASSLLFDYILTVAVSIASGTAAITSLFPRLLPYTVEITVAAILFIMIVNLRGIRESGTVFTLPPYVFIVSVYVTILVGLYKLTLGGGIHYTPPPSAVHPGGRQFGLLLLLAAFSEGCSAMTGTEAIANGVPAFKPPEWRNARTTMSWMAIILATLVLGVGFLATHMHVLPATDETVLSQIGRSIFGPGPMWWVLQVSTALILVLAATTAFMDFPRLMSILAKDRYAPRVFQYRGDRLAFTSGIIALSVVAIVLELVFKGSVEKLIPLYAVGVFTSFTLSQAGMVVHWRRERERGWRRSAIINGVGAVITGIVTLIIGITKFTHGAWLVIVLVPVAVLTLWAIHKHYVRLETTRKTEIPMDPQQIRLRAVVPIRDLGVQAKQAVAFAQAITRQNAQVVAVHVEDDPQEAEELRKAWYRWNPEVELLIIESPYRSLLRPLLAYISALKETYPDDTVVVVLPEFVPSHWWEQLLHNQTALRIKAALLFYPGVVVANVPYHLEK, from the coding sequence ATGAACGGGAACGATGGACGAGGGACCTCCAGCAGGAGGATCTCCTACAGCGACCTGGAGAAAAGGCAGCTAGTGCGTGGGGCCAAACCTGGCAACCGTTTCGTGCGCGTCCAGCCGAGCCAGGAGTTCTACCGTACCGGGCCTGGCTGGCTGGTGCCTCGCCCGGACGTGGTGGAGCCCAAGGGGTTGCTGGGCAGGCTGCGACGGTTGATAGTGGGCAGGCCGATCCCCTCAGCGCTGGAGGTGCACGAGAGGTTGAACAAGATCAAGGGGTTGGCTGTGCTCTCCTCAGATGCCATCTCCTCGGTGGCCTACGGTCCCGAGGCGACGATGAGGATACTGATCACGGCTGGCCTGGCCTACCTGTCGTTTACCTGGCCCATAGCTATCGCCATAGCCCTGCTCATAGCCATAGTAGCCTTCTCTTACCGTCAGACCATCAAGGCTTATCCCTCGGGAGGCGGCAGCTACATAGTGGCCAGCGAGAACCTGGGGCCCATACCTGGCCTGGTGGCGGCCTCCTCGCTCCTGTTCGACTACATCCTGACGGTGGCGGTCTCGATCGCCTCCGGCACGGCGGCCATCACCTCCCTCTTCCCCAGGCTGCTGCCCTACACCGTGGAGATCACGGTGGCTGCCATCCTGTTCATCATGATCGTGAACCTGAGGGGGATCAGGGAGTCCGGGACAGTGTTCACCCTGCCCCCCTACGTGTTCATAGTCAGCGTGTACGTCACGATCCTGGTGGGGCTGTACAAGCTCACGCTGGGTGGGGGGATCCACTACACCCCGCCGCCCTCGGCGGTGCACCCTGGTGGTCGGCAGTTCGGCCTCCTCCTGCTGCTGGCGGCTTTCTCCGAGGGCTGCTCGGCCATGACCGGGACCGAGGCCATAGCCAACGGCGTCCCCGCATTCAAACCTCCCGAGTGGCGTAATGCGCGCACGACGATGTCCTGGATGGCCATTATCTTGGCAACGCTCGTATTGGGTGTGGGTTTCCTGGCCACGCACATGCATGTGCTGCCGGCCACTGATGAGACGGTCTTGTCTCAGATAGGGCGCTCGATCTTCGGCCCTGGCCCGATGTGGTGGGTCCTGCAGGTATCTACGGCGCTCATCCTGGTGCTCGCCGCCACCACGGCCTTCATGGACTTCCCGCGCCTGATGTCCATCCTGGCCAAGGACCGCTACGCGCCCAGGGTGTTCCAGTACCGAGGCGACAGGTTGGCCTTCACGAGCGGGATAATCGCCCTGTCCGTGGTGGCGATAGTGCTGGAGCTGGTGTTCAAGGGCAGCGTGGAGAAGCTGATCCCGCTGTATGCCGTGGGCGTGTTCACCAGCTTCACCCTCTCGCAGGCGGGCATGGTGGTGCACTGGCGGCGCGAGCGCGAGCGGGGATGGCGGCGTTCGGCCATCATCAACGGTGTGGGCGCGGTGATCACGGGCATCGTGACGCTGATCATAGGCATCACCAAGTTCACCCACGGCGCCTGGCTCGTGATAGTGCTGGTGCCCGTGGCGGTGCTGACCTTATGGGCGATCCACAAGCACTACGTGCGGTTGGAGACCACCAGGAAGACCGAGATACCAATGGACCCGCAGCAGATACGCCTGCGCGCGGTGGTGCCCATCAGGGATCTAGGGGTGCAAGCCAAGCAGGCCGTGGCCTTCGCGCAGGCGATCACCAGGCAGAACGCGCAGGTGGTGGCCGTGCACGTGGAGGACGATCCACAGGAGGCCGAGGAGCTGCGCAAGGCGTGGTACCGCTGGAACCCAGAGGTGGAGCTGCTCATCATAGAGTCACCGTATAGGTCGCTGCTGAGGCCGCTGTTGGCTTACATCAGCGCCCTCAAGGAGACGTATCCGGACGATACGGTGGTGGTGGTGCTGCCCGAGTTCGTGCCCTCCCACTGGTGGGAGCAGCTGCTGCACAACCAGACTGCGCTCCGGATAAAGGCCGCGCTGCTGTTCTACCCTGGCGTGGTGGTGGCTAACGTGCCCTATCACCTGGAGAAGTAG
- a CDS encoding DedA family protein: MAPHLDAGHLLGTYGYLALFLLVAAESTGIPVPGETMLIAAGVLAGTSHVLDVRWVILTASAAAIAGDNLGYWIGRTGGQRLLERFGRYLRLDERRLALGRWLFARYGGRIVFFGRFVSILRTWAAFLAGVNAMLWESFLLYNALGGITWATAYGLLSYFLGARISELEGPMRLVSVAGLVAALLLVAVAIRKGESRLMATMERSEATSPGDRAR; the protein is encoded by the coding sequence ATGGCACCGCACCTGGACGCTGGCCACCTGTTGGGCACGTACGGCTACCTGGCGCTCTTCCTGCTCGTCGCCGCGGAGAGCACCGGCATCCCTGTGCCCGGGGAGACTATGCTGATCGCCGCCGGCGTGCTGGCCGGCACCTCCCACGTCCTGGACGTCCGGTGGGTGATACTCACGGCCTCGGCCGCGGCGATCGCGGGCGACAACCTGGGCTACTGGATCGGGCGCACCGGCGGCCAAAGGCTGCTGGAGCGCTTCGGCAGGTACCTCCGGCTGGACGAGAGGCGGCTGGCGCTGGGCAGGTGGCTCTTCGCCCGCTATGGAGGACGGATCGTGTTCTTTGGGCGCTTCGTGTCCATCCTGCGGACTTGGGCGGCCTTCCTGGCGGGCGTCAACGCCATGCTCTGGGAGTCCTTCCTGCTGTACAACGCCCTCGGTGGCATCACCTGGGCCACGGCCTACGGCCTCCTGAGCTACTTCCTCGGGGCCCGCATCTCCGAGCTGGAGGGACCCATGAGGCTTGTGTCCGTCGCCGGGCTGGTGGCCGCCCTGCTGCTGGTCGCCGTGGCCATCAGGAAGGGGGAGTCCCGCCTCATGGCCACGATGGAGCGGTCGGAGGCTACTTCTCCAGGTGATAGGGCACGTTAG
- a CDS encoding TIGR01458 family HAD-type hydrolase: MQIKGLLLDIDGVLVDAGRSVPRGPEALRALASEGVPYRLVSNSSQRSRRALAMRLQSMGYSVDTEEIFTPAVAAARFLVSKRASAYLAVRDEAKEDFQEVGVREDDRRPRYVVLGDMGEDVTYGRLNRILRFLLGGSQLIALGRTRIWRAPDGPALDVGPFVALFEEATGRQAIVFGKPEPKMFEEAAHSMRLKLGDVAMVGDDADVDVAAAKRAGAGLGVLVRTGKYRPGDEARYDPPPDEVHDSFPDFVDHFLSAVRSAAGSP; this comes from the coding sequence ATGCAGATCAAAGGTTTGCTACTGGATATAGATGGGGTGTTGGTGGACGCGGGTAGGTCCGTGCCCCGCGGGCCTGAGGCTCTAAGGGCCCTCGCCTCCGAGGGCGTTCCCTACCGCTTAGTCTCCAACTCCTCCCAGCGCAGCAGGCGGGCGCTGGCGATGCGACTGCAGTCCATGGGCTACTCAGTGGACACCGAGGAGATATTCACCCCCGCGGTGGCTGCAGCTAGGTTCCTCGTCTCCAAGCGGGCTTCCGCCTACCTGGCCGTCAGGGACGAGGCCAAGGAGGACTTCCAGGAGGTGGGCGTGCGCGAGGACGACAGGCGCCCGCGCTACGTCGTGCTCGGCGACATGGGGGAGGACGTGACGTACGGCCGGTTGAACCGCATCCTGAGGTTTCTGCTAGGGGGCTCCCAGCTCATAGCCCTCGGGAGGACACGCATCTGGCGAGCTCCCGATGGTCCAGCCCTGGACGTGGGGCCCTTCGTGGCGCTGTTCGAGGAGGCCACGGGGAGGCAGGCGATCGTGTTCGGCAAGCCCGAGCCCAAGATGTTCGAGGAGGCCGCCCACTCGATGAGGCTCAAGCTGGGGGATGTGGCGATGGTGGGCGACGACGCCGACGTGGACGTGGCCGCCGCCAAGAGGGCTGGTGCTGGCCTGGGCGTGTTGGTGCGGACCGGGAAGTACCGTCCGGGCGACGAGGCGCGCTACGACCCCCCACCGGACGAGGTGCACGACTCCTTCCCGGACTTCGTGGACCACTTCCTGTCCGCCGTGCGGTCGGCAGCGGGCAGCCCGTAG
- a CDS encoding ABC transporter ATP-binding protein, whose protein sequence is MAGEDRNGHLPILRIRHLTKHFPVGTLFSRKSVHALEDVSFDIGKGKVVALVGESGSGKSTTARLIARLIPATSGEIVFKGRNVLKEEPRKASLEYRSQVQMVFQDPFGSLNPVHTIRHHLERPLLIHKKVRGKEELRDRVHELLASVGLNPPEDFASKYPHQLSGGQRQRVAFARALAVDPELMLADEPISMLDVSIRIGILNLMERLKEERGISYLYITHDIASARYIGDEVNVMYAGRMVEGGDSEAVITRPAHPYTRLLLSAVPDPHAGLRKRGVEARGEVPSLIDPPPGCPFAPRCPHVMDICRKVMPGVEVVEPNHWVRCHLYGPGRDVEVDSSRAVSSSST, encoded by the coding sequence GTGGCAGGAGAAGATAGGAATGGGCACTTGCCTATCTTGCGGATACGCCATCTCACGAAGCACTTCCCCGTTGGCACGCTCTTCTCGCGCAAGAGCGTGCACGCCCTGGAGGACGTGAGCTTCGACATAGGTAAGGGCAAGGTGGTCGCCCTGGTAGGGGAGTCGGGCAGCGGCAAGAGCACCACTGCTCGACTCATAGCCAGGCTCATACCGGCGACGAGCGGCGAGATCGTCTTCAAGGGTCGGAACGTCCTCAAGGAGGAGCCCCGCAAGGCCTCGCTGGAGTACCGCAGCCAGGTGCAGATGGTGTTCCAGGACCCCTTTGGGTCGCTCAACCCCGTGCACACGATCCGACATCACCTGGAGCGCCCGCTGCTGATCCACAAGAAGGTGCGGGGCAAGGAGGAGCTCCGGGACAGGGTGCATGAGCTGTTGGCGTCCGTGGGGCTCAATCCCCCCGAGGACTTCGCCTCCAAGTACCCCCACCAGCTCTCGGGCGGGCAGAGGCAGAGGGTGGCGTTTGCCCGGGCCCTGGCCGTGGATCCCGAGCTGATGCTCGCGGACGAGCCCATCTCGATGCTGGACGTCTCGATCCGCATAGGCATCCTCAACCTCATGGAGCGCCTGAAGGAGGAGCGGGGCATCAGCTATCTTTACATAACTCATGATATCGCCAGCGCCCGCTACATAGGGGACGAGGTCAACGTCATGTACGCCGGCCGCATGGTGGAGGGCGGGGACAGCGAGGCGGTGATCACGCGTCCCGCGCACCCCTACACGCGCCTGCTGCTCTCGGCGGTGCCGGATCCCCATGCGGGGCTGCGCAAGCGAGGAGTGGAGGCTAGGGGAGAGGTGCCATCGCTTATAGATCCTCCCCCTGGATGTCCGTTTGCCCCCAGGTGCCCTCACGTCATGGACATCTGTAGGAAGGTGATGCCCGGGGTCGAGGTGGTGGAGCCCAACCACTGGGTGCGCTGCCATCTGTACGGCCCTGGGAGGGACGTGGAGGTCGATAGCTCTCGAGCTGTGAGCTCATCTAGTACCTGA
- a CDS encoding ABC transporter substrate-binding protein — protein MAEGNKLDRRKFLRMSAAAAGSVVLVACGGGAGGTPTTTTGGAASPSPSGASPSPSAASPSPSPSGASPSPSGASPSSSAASPSPSPAQTPAASPAASTTPGGTTGGGKALTVSAQLQSTWIRNFNPFSANNLWPTTNGIYEPLIIYNTVKQQVVPWLATKWEWSDDNKTLTFTIRDGVKWSDGQPMTAKDVEFTFNYMHQNKGLVGGGSGAWEYLASVKALDEKTVQFKFKKLYTIGFYDIGGQVIVPEHIWKDIKDPAKFTNPNPVATGPFTQVKTFRNQVYELGKNPNYWQQGKPYVEVLRMPAYPGNDQANLATIKGEVDWAANFIPDIQRTFVAKDPQHFGYWFPALGADVMLYLNTTKKPFDDPNVRKAISMAINRDQIAKVAEYNYTHPADATGLSDAYSTWKSQEAVQKGDWVKYDPNKANQMLDAAGLRRGAGGIRTFQGRPLVYQLYVVAGWTDWVSACQIMAQNLKQVGINVSVKSYDYNVWFDKVQKGDFDMSIGWSSGGPTPFNFYRGQMSRLTYQPIGTPSGENWHRYKNDQADKLLDQFASTSDINEQKKIAEQLQLLFVENAPSLPLFPGPMWYEYNTRRFTDFPNEKNPYAVGSTWMPEALIVLTTVKPE, from the coding sequence ATGGCAGAAGGCAACAAGCTCGACAGGAGGAAGTTCCTGCGCATGTCAGCTGCGGCGGCCGGCAGTGTGGTGTTGGTGGCGTGTGGGGGCGGGGCCGGTGGGACTCCCACTACTACTACCGGAGGGGCGGCTTCTCCTAGCCCATCTGGAGCATCTCCCAGCCCTTCCGCGGCCTCACCATCACCCAGCCCCTCTGGTGCCTCGCCCAGCCCGTCCGGAGCTTCTCCCAGCTCATCAGCCGCATCGCCATCCCCTTCACCTGCGCAGACGCCAGCTGCTTCCCCGGCAGCAAGCACGACCCCAGGTGGCACTACAGGGGGCGGCAAGGCGCTCACGGTCTCCGCGCAGCTGCAGTCTACCTGGATACGTAACTTCAACCCGTTCTCGGCCAACAACCTTTGGCCGACTACCAACGGCATTTACGAACCCTTAATCATATACAACACTGTCAAGCAGCAGGTGGTGCCATGGCTCGCCACTAAGTGGGAGTGGAGTGATGACAACAAGACCCTTACTTTCACCATACGCGATGGTGTCAAGTGGTCCGATGGTCAACCCATGACTGCCAAGGACGTAGAGTTTACATTTAATTATATGCACCAGAACAAAGGTCTTGTAGGTGGTGGGTCTGGAGCCTGGGAGTACCTAGCTTCGGTCAAGGCGCTGGACGAGAAGACCGTGCAGTTCAAGTTCAAGAAGCTCTATACCATCGGCTTCTACGATATAGGTGGGCAGGTAATCGTGCCGGAGCACATCTGGAAAGATATCAAGGATCCTGCGAAGTTCACCAACCCCAATCCTGTAGCTACCGGACCGTTCACGCAGGTCAAGACCTTCCGAAATCAGGTGTACGAGCTGGGGAAGAACCCTAACTACTGGCAGCAGGGCAAGCCCTACGTAGAGGTCCTACGCATGCCGGCTTATCCAGGTAATGATCAGGCCAACCTGGCGACGATCAAGGGAGAGGTGGATTGGGCTGCAAACTTCATCCCCGACATCCAGCGCACCTTTGTGGCCAAGGACCCGCAGCACTTCGGCTATTGGTTCCCAGCCTTGGGTGCGGATGTGATGCTCTACTTGAATACTACTAAGAAGCCCTTCGATGACCCCAACGTTCGCAAGGCCATCAGCATGGCGATCAACCGTGACCAGATAGCCAAGGTTGCTGAGTACAATTACACTCACCCAGCAGACGCCACAGGGCTGAGCGACGCCTACAGTACCTGGAAGAGCCAGGAGGCCGTACAGAAGGGAGATTGGGTCAAGTACGACCCCAACAAGGCCAACCAGATGCTGGACGCTGCCGGCCTCAGGAGAGGAGCTGGAGGCATCCGCACCTTCCAGGGCAGGCCGCTGGTTTATCAGCTGTACGTGGTTGCTGGGTGGACGGACTGGGTGTCTGCTTGCCAGATAATGGCGCAGAACCTTAAGCAGGTGGGCATCAACGTATCCGTCAAGAGCTACGACTACAACGTCTGGTTCGACAAGGTGCAGAAGGGAGACTTCGATATGTCCATCGGCTGGAGCTCAGGTGGCCCCACGCCCTTCAACTTCTATAGAGGACAGATGTCGCGTCTGACTTACCAACCTATAGGTACGCCCTCGGGCGAGAACTGGCACAGGTACAAGAACGATCAGGCCGACAAGCTACTGGATCAGTTCGCTTCGACCTCGGACATTAACGAGCAGAAGAAGATCGCTGAGCAGTTGCAGCTGCTGTTCGTGGAGAATGCGCCCTCCCTGCCATTATTCCCGGGCCCGATGTGGTACGAATACAACACCCGCAGGTTTACAGACTTCCCCAACGAGAAAAACCCCTATGCTGTAGGATCCACCTGGATGCCCGAGGCATTGATAGTGCTAACCACGGTTAAGCCGGAGTAG
- a CDS encoding ABC transporter permease yields MRFLLRRISFYLIAAWASITLNFFLPRAMPGDPASVIFASFRGQLRPEQLQSLKEAYGFVEGPLWKQYLTYLGQIASLNFGISISSFPAKVTTVISTGLAWTLLLGAVTLVIGFLLGNFLGVLAAWKRGGWVDTVLPPLTIFVGSFPYFWLAMLLLFLLGFKMGVFPMGHAYADNLAPQLSLRFVWSVIYHMILPALTIIVVSIGGWLLGMRNTMISVLGEDYVTMAEAKGLPQRRVMLNYAARNALLPSVTSFGMALGFVVSGQIVTEIVFSYPGVGYQLYRAVQNLDYPLMQALFLMITLAVLVANLLVDILYVRLDPRVRVR; encoded by the coding sequence ATGAGGTTCTTGCTAAGGAGGATAAGTTTCTACTTGATAGCAGCCTGGGCTTCCATCACGCTGAACTTCTTCCTGCCGCGCGCCATGCCGGGGGACCCGGCATCGGTGATCTTCGCGTCCTTCAGGGGGCAGCTTCGGCCCGAGCAGCTGCAGAGCCTCAAGGAGGCCTACGGCTTCGTGGAGGGTCCACTGTGGAAGCAGTACCTAACGTACCTGGGGCAGATAGCATCCCTCAACTTCGGGATCTCCATCTCGTCCTTCCCGGCGAAGGTTACCACCGTGATATCCACGGGCCTAGCCTGGACCCTACTGCTGGGCGCTGTGACCCTCGTCATAGGCTTCCTCCTGGGGAACTTCCTGGGGGTGCTGGCAGCCTGGAAGCGGGGAGGTTGGGTGGACACGGTGCTGCCTCCTCTGACTATATTCGTGGGGTCATTCCCGTACTTCTGGTTAGCGATGCTACTCCTCTTCCTGTTGGGATTCAAAATGGGCGTATTCCCTATGGGGCATGCGTACGCCGATAACCTGGCGCCCCAGCTCAGCCTGAGGTTCGTATGGAGCGTGATCTACCACATGATCCTGCCAGCCCTCACGATCATCGTCGTCTCGATCGGTGGGTGGCTGCTCGGGATGCGCAACACGATGATCTCGGTGCTCGGGGAGGACTACGTGACGATGGCCGAGGCCAAGGGGTTACCCCAGCGGCGGGTGATGCTGAACTACGCCGCCCGCAACGCCCTGCTGCCGAGCGTCACCTCGTTCGGCATGGCGCTGGGCTTCGTCGTCAGCGGCCAAATAGTCACGGAGATAGTGTTCAGCTACCCGGGGGTTGGCTATCAGCTCTACAGGGCTGTGCAGAACCTCGACTACCCACTCATGCAGGCGCTGTTCCTGATGATCACCCTGGCGGTGCTCGTGGCCAATCTGTTGGTGGATATACTCTATGTAAGGCTTGATCCTCGCGTGAGGGTCAGGTAG
- a CDS encoding ABC transporter permease, translated as MATTDPKDKVDTVEVSPTGQATVIPTGLPAARAERWRWVRMMLSNRKALVGFVIIGVFILMAIFAPIIAPGDPNAFVGPPNQPPSRQYILGTNGQGADMFAQLVWGARTSLGIAFAVGIVTTLVGIVIGMTAGYVGGRVDDVLSMFMNIVLIIPGLPLLVVLATFLPPGPLTIVLVLAATGWPWGARVLRSQTLSLREKDFVAAAIVSGESTPRIIFREILPNMTSIVVAGFFGSVTYAIGAEAGLEFLGLGNVSTVTWGTILFWAQNNAGLLTGAWWTFVPAGLAIALVAFAFSLINYAVDEITNPRLRAEREGSYVLRKHKIPFSRATPVLRAEQESAAGGR; from the coding sequence ATGGCAACTACGGATCCCAAGGACAAGGTAGATACCGTGGAGGTGTCGCCCACGGGGCAGGCGACCGTGATCCCCACCGGCCTGCCGGCTGCCAGGGCCGAGCGCTGGCGCTGGGTGAGGATGATGCTCTCCAACCGCAAGGCCCTGGTGGGGTTCGTGATCATAGGCGTGTTCATCCTGATGGCGATCTTCGCGCCTATCATAGCCCCCGGCGACCCCAACGCCTTCGTCGGCCCGCCCAATCAGCCTCCCTCCAGGCAGTACATCCTGGGCACCAACGGCCAGGGGGCCGACATGTTCGCCCAGCTGGTGTGGGGCGCCAGGACATCCCTGGGCATAGCGTTCGCGGTCGGTATAGTCACCACGCTCGTAGGCATAGTGATAGGCATGACCGCCGGCTACGTCGGCGGCAGAGTGGACGACGTCCTGTCGATGTTCATGAACATCGTGCTGATCATCCCGGGGCTGCCGCTGTTGGTGGTCCTGGCCACCTTCCTGCCTCCCGGGCCGCTGACGATAGTGCTGGTGCTGGCGGCCACCGGTTGGCCCTGGGGTGCCAGGGTGCTCCGATCGCAGACGCTGTCGTTGCGGGAGAAGGACTTCGTGGCCGCGGCGATCGTGAGCGGTGAGAGCACCCCGCGCATCATCTTCAGGGAGATACTGCCCAACATGACCTCCATCGTCGTGGCCGGCTTCTTCGGGAGCGTGACCTACGCTATAGGTGCCGAGGCAGGGCTCGAGTTCCTGGGCCTGGGCAACGTGAGCACCGTCACCTGGGGCACGATCCTGTTCTGGGCGCAAAACAATGCAGGGCTGCTCACCGGCGCCTGGTGGACGTTCGTCCCCGCTGGCCTGGCCATAGCCCTGGTGGCTTTCGCATTCTCTCTAATCAACTACGCTGTGGATGAGATCACGAATCCGAGACTTCGAGCAGAAAGGGAAGGTTCCTATGTCCTCAGAAAGCACAAGATCCCGTTCAGCAGAGCCACGCCTGTCCTCAGAGCCGAGCAGGAAAGCGCTGCTGGAGGTCGATGA
- a CDS encoding ABC transporter ATP-binding protein: MEYVTGRGPVRAVEGVSFSIAPGEVFGLAGESGCGKSTVAHAIMRILRPPAIITGGRIAFQGRDVLAMSDEELERFRWASVSMVFQSAMNSLNPVMTIGDQIVDAITSHSDLSKKQAWERAAELLEIVGIEPSRLRSYPHQLSGGMRQRAVIATALALNPPLMIMDEPTTALDVVVQKEIMQQIEELKDRLGFSILFITHDLSLLVEFSDRIAIMYAGEIVEMAPARELFSNPLHPYTYGLMNSFPSISGEKRKLTGIPGSPPDLLHPPSGCRFHPRCPYVQPMFKEVAPRLREVTPGHFVACHLYDGCQPGQSQVSLKAAVGGELKFGEMPK, translated from the coding sequence GTGGAGTACGTCACCGGCAGGGGGCCGGTGAGGGCGGTCGAGGGGGTCTCCTTCTCGATCGCCCCGGGCGAGGTGTTCGGGCTGGCAGGTGAGTCAGGCTGCGGCAAGTCCACGGTGGCACACGCGATCATGCGCATTTTGCGCCCGCCGGCGATCATCACCGGCGGCAGGATAGCCTTCCAGGGTAGGGACGTGCTGGCCATGAGTGACGAGGAGCTGGAGCGCTTCCGCTGGGCGTCCGTGTCCATGGTCTTCCAGAGCGCCATGAACTCGCTCAACCCCGTCATGACCATCGGAGACCAGATCGTGGACGCGATCACCTCTCACTCGGACCTCTCCAAGAAGCAGGCCTGGGAGAGAGCGGCCGAGCTGCTGGAGATCGTGGGCATAGAGCCCTCCCGCCTGCGCTCCTACCCCCACCAGCTGTCGGGAGGCATGCGGCAGAGGGCGGTCATAGCGACGGCCCTGGCGCTCAACCCGCCCCTCATGATCATGGACGAGCCCACCACGGCGCTCGATGTGGTGGTGCAGAAGGAGATCATGCAGCAGATAGAGGAGCTCAAGGACAGGCTCGGCTTCTCCATCCTGTTCATCACGCACGACCTGTCGCTCCTGGTGGAGTTCTCCGATCGCATAGCCATCATGTACGCGGGCGAGATCGTCGAGATGGCCCCGGCGCGCGAGCTGTTCAGCAACCCGCTGCATCCCTACACCTACGGCCTGATGAACTCCTTCCCGTCCATCAGCGGCGAGAAGCGTAAGCTGACCGGCATCCCGGGATCCCCTCCAGACCTGCTGCACCCTCCCAGCGGGTGCAGGTTCCACCCCAGATGCCCGTACGTCCAGCCCATGTTCAAGGAGGTAGCGCCCCGCCTGCGTGAGGTGACGCCGGGGCACTTCGTGGCCTGCCACCTGTACGATGGTTGTCAGCCCGGCCAGAGCCAAGTCTCCCTCAAGGCTGCGGTGGGCGGGGAGCTAAAGTTCGGGGAGATGCCCAAGTAG
- a CDS encoding ArsR/SmtB family transcription factor, whose protein sequence is MSESMTQGAPEPYSSTELKARFFRVLGDPVRMGILELLLEGEKNVSEIVSRLGMSQSRVSNHLACLRWCGLVSVRRKGSFIYYSLADEQLRELLEIANDRVEHFARSLASCGKLDGEGVPSY, encoded by the coding sequence TTGAGTGAGTCCATGACCCAGGGGGCACCCGAGCCCTACAGCAGCACGGAGCTCAAGGCCAGGTTCTTCCGCGTGTTGGGGGACCCCGTGCGCATGGGCATCCTGGAGCTCCTGCTGGAGGGGGAGAAGAACGTCTCCGAGATCGTGAGCAGGCTGGGCATGTCCCAGAGCAGGGTATCGAACCACCTGGCGTGCTTGCGCTGGTGTGGGTTGGTGTCCGTCCGCCGCAAGGGCAGCTTCATCTACTACAGCCTAGCCGACGAGCAGCTCCGGGAGCTGCTGGAGATCGCCAACGACAGGGTGGAGCACTTCGCCCGGTCGCTCGCCAGCTGTGGCAAGCTCGACGGGGAGGGGGTGCCCTCCTACTAG